The Eremothecium gossypii ATCC 10895 chromosome VII, complete sequence nucleotide sequence CGCTGCCCCATGGTACAAGTATTGAGAAGCTTCTTAAACCTCCTGCACCAAAAGCGCTCAAGAAAATGCAGAAAATGGCTCGCAAATACAATTTGTAAGTATCAAAATATGGAGTTATTATATATGCTGAATGGTTTGAGCAGCAAGCCTACATATATCAAACTGGCGCACTTTATTTTCTCAGGAATTTAGTAAACTTGTGACGCCTCTTGTCCTTTTCCTTCGCGTCTTCCAAAGGTGTTGGGGCCGAACAAACCGCTGATGTCTGTGGCCGCGGTTGTTCAGGTAGGTGGTGCCTTTGGGGTTGATTGACAGGGGATGATTTGGGAGCCCTTCTAAACAGAAAACTAGGCGGCTCAACTGGCTCAGTGCTATCGTCTTTTAATCTTAAGTGGTCTCTGCTTTCAGATAGCTTTTCCACCCCCTGCATGAATTGCAATGGCGTTAGTATAGAGTCACTACCAATGAAGACATCTTTATTCTTCATATGTGACTGTGTGCTAGCAGCTTTTAGCTCCACATGTGTTATCCCACCAAGAATGTAATAGAAAAAGCGTTGCTTCGGGATCTTTGACTGAGAGTTGGTCTTGGCCCAGGCTGCCTTATGTCTTGGATTTTTCAGAGAAGCTACAGATGTAGTCGCCTGTAAACTTGATTGCAAACCTGGATCCAGTAATTCAATTGGCTTATCCTTGACGTAGGGGAAAGAATCTTCGCTTAGCAAAAGAGGATTGGTGATGACACTGGACAAGGCATTCCCAACAGCAGGAACAAATCTAGAAGTTTGATAAATATTTGGATCGTTAGTCAGTGTGCTATGTGCCCATTCCTTTTTAAATGGCGGGTCCTTCACGTGTGGTTTTATTAATTGAAAGCCCATAAAGTCAAAGTTCTTGAAGAGTTGCATGAAATGTTTATAGAATTTGTGGTTAGGTTCAATGCCAATGAAGGCCAACAATTTAACCAGGTCAGGCTCGATCAATCCCCCACGGAAAAGCGCATATTCTATGATATAACGAACCTTATCCGTAGTAGACGCATTTGTACTTGCTAACATGTTTACAAACTCGTCAGTGAAATTCTTGACCTTGTTACCGTCGATGTCGAGACCGAAACTACAAAGAGCCTGCTCAACTTCGGATGCTTCAACCAGGTTTCTCTGCTTTGATGTCTCCAAGCATTGGTCGATTAGAGTTTTGTGAACTGTTATCCTTCTTCTCTCTTCGTCAAAATCCTTCAAGTGCGCAACAACGCTTAATAAGTCAGTGGTGGTCTTCACCTTACTTCTGTCCACTAAAAGTGGATTCTTTGCAATCATCTCATTTATCTTACTGTTCAGGTATTCGCTTGCGTCAGCGATATGTTGATGCTTGAGTTCAAGCCAGTCCGGATCTACCAGGTCAGCAAGCTTGGATGTCTTCTGCTCACGTTCTCCCATCTCGTTCTCAGCCTCATAGCTGAACACGTCCGTTGTCATGTTCACCTCATTTACCAAATCGTAAGCCATGGACTGGTAGGTAAAATCATGCACCAGAGGGCTGAAAAGGTCAAGGGCACGACTCGCAATTATAAATATAGACCGGGGCCTTGAATTCGCAGGTGGGAAGTCCTCGTGCTGGCGCGCGTAGTTGTCCAGTTCATATTGAAACTCCACGGCGAGTTTCTTCGCCAGCAGAGTAGGCCGGCTTAAGGCGGACACTTCTGGATTCGGCTCCGAATAGCGGACGATTGGGTATTCTCCAGTCACAATACAGATGTTTAGGAGACTGTGGACCGTTCTGCGTATGTTTCTCTCGATCAGGTCCGTGCATTGAGCGTTGAAAAAGACCTGTAGCGGTTGATCAATCCCAATCGTCTCAAAGTACTGCTGCTCGCGAGGGTAGAATCCGCACTTTATCTCCGCCAGCGACACCATAAACTGCGAAAGGTTCCGCCGCGAGTGTAGGTACTGCGCCAGCCCCTGGTCTAACCCGGGGAGAAACCTGATGTGATGCCTCCGATACTTGGGCGGAACGTTACTGAAGTCCGCATCAATGCAGTTGATGTTGTATCGTGTCGGACTGACCATGTACACGACGTCTACTGACGCTTGCCCCGACCGCGTCTCGGAGTCAATTATGTCCACTGCTGTCACATACTTCAGCAATTCGCTGCGCTCTGCAAAGAGGCACTCCAGCAGCCTATCGACCACCCGGTCGACCACAAGAAACTTAATTCCATGTTCTGTCTCGATGCTGTTTAGAAAGGACACCACATCTGCTTCTACGTTAGTCTATCATTCCGCGATGCTCTCAGAGTGCTATGGACGCCTCGCCTAGTACATACAgttcttctgcagctcAATTAAGTCTGACATAGCTTATTGCGCCGCCACACTGTTGTGGGTTTTCCGGCTACTTGCTGTCTGGTACAACTTCTACTTTACGTTGGACACATCCCATAATTAGTGCGGTAAATGGCAAAGTCAACATGTAAGAGTAAACACGTAGCAAATGATAGTCGAAACGTTGGCATCATTGAGCATGGACGGTGGTAGTCGATCGAATGAGCAGGACGTTCGGAACTTGAAGGTTATACTTACTTTAATTTAAATTATTGGCCTATTTAAAGTTCACAAAGGTTTACCTACTTTTACCTACTTACGTACTGTTACTTAGATCGGCAGAGGGTGCGACAATATTCATGTCTTGGTATCTTAGAATAAACCCGTTTATAAGAAGGCACCGGAGTACGCTAGGGACCAGGTTCTGCTCTGTCCGTTGTCCAAGTACTTATCCTGGAAGCTGTTGTCACTGAAGAACTTGTAAGAAGCCTGTGGATCGGTCAAGGCGAGATTGAGCATCAAGAGACCTTTCCAGCCATCATCTACTTCGTCAACGATCGAGGACAATTTCTGGTCCCACTCTTCGCGGACAAATTTAGGTGAGCGGACAAAGGACGACGCGGGGATGATAGGGATAGCGTGGATCATGTGGATGTACTGGGGTTCCGCGCCGAAGTAGGTGGCGTGGTCGACCTTGTTGTCGAAGAGAATCCCGCTGACCTTGTTCTTTATGAAGGCGGCAGGCATCGTTCTGTTGTCATCTAGGTAGAGGAAGTAATGGTTCAGAGACGTGCGCAAAATACCGATCATCAAGTCGCCGATCCCGGCTAGCTTGCTGTTGTTAGTCACCTGGCCCCAAAGCTTGAGGGCATAGGCAGCATTGACATCTTCGGAGCTAGACTCTTGGTCCTTACCGTCACCACTCTCGAAGACACCCTTTGCCCAAGAGTGGCCTGTAAACCAGTCGAAAGAACGGAACACTGGGAAGTACTTGTCATCCTCGTGAGGATTAGCGTAGTCCCTGATTAAGTTTTCCACCCAGCTCTTGTTTGCAGCTAGCCATTTACCGTCGCCAGCATCGGCGTCGACCTTGGCCAAGATGGCAGCCGCAGCGACGTGGTATCCATAGTGGAAGTGGTGATCGTTGTAGTAGGGATTACCAAAATCTTGGTAGATTGTACCAGAAGATATTATACCGTTCCAGGTGGTATCGTAGTTCAAAGGCAATTGTTGTCTGTTAGAGATGAAGCGCTGAATGGCATCCTTCAATTTTGGCATTAGCTTTGACACTTTATCGCCGTCATGTAAAATATACTGACAGACATACAAAATCCATGCGTATTTCAATAGAATTTTGCCAGAGTAATACATGGAGTCAAGGTCCGATTCTCTAGATACATCGTTGTTGACCTCCTTGTCAGCTGCTTCGCGAATTTTTTGCTTTACACTATCCGAGTACTGTGGGCCCATTTTGTCTGGAATGGTTGTGAAAGGGTCAAAACTCAAGCCTGACGCAATTGGCACCTTGGCCTCAATAACATTCGTCAAATAACCTTGCATGTTTCCAAGCACAGTGGAGGCTAGGGTGGAGTTTATCTTGCCAGTGGTTTTGCCGGTCGCATATTCCACGTGGTGGGGCAACGCATACATCAACGTGGTACCACCGTTTGACGAACCGCGTGTGCTGTACGTCAAAGTGTAAGTACCGTTCGATCCGTCGATAGATCCAGTCAAGGAGCCATCAACTGGATAGCAGCCAGCTGCACGATCGATGGCATCTTCGGTGCTGGATACGATCTGGAAGACACATCCGTTAACACCCTTGTCACCGACGATGGCACCATTCTGTAGCGACAATGTTAGGGACTGGCCCTGTGGAACAGACACATAGAGCGTCCAGGTAACATTGTCATGTAGCTGCACCCGGTATTTGTTTATCCCACTGCGTGGTGACGTCTGGCCTTGTATGGACCTAAATCCCACAGGCGAATATAGCTTTGGAACTAGATTGTAATAGATGGCGGTAACAAACCCCATACCCTGGACTAGCGGAAACTGGATATACTCATGATCAGATTTGGCTAGCCGGGCCTGAGCAGATAAGTGCTTCAAGTCGCGCATGTCCAAGCTCGCCGCATTTGAAGAGTTGAACTCAGTGGCACTGAACACAAAGGATCTAATCCCACGTGGGGCAAAGAAGAACCGCGGAGGCTTGTTGTGCGTGTCAAAGACACGTTGATCAGCCCTGATCTGCGAAATCGCCATTCCCACGTAAGACTTCTCCTGGTCCAACCAGAGTGAGTAGGGCTGCGTCCAGATCGGAAGCGTTTGGTCCGCTACAAGCATGTTCGCATAGAACTTGTTGGTAGGCACTGGCTTATCGTCCTTATGTACACCGGGAAGTAGTTTCACTTCGTGCTGCACCCGCTTAAACTCGCTGAGAGGGGCATCAGTAGATAGAGGGGCAGAAAATAGGTTCGACATGTCGTTTTTAGCTGTTGAGGTATCAGCGTTAGTAAAATCGTCCCTAGGTCTTGGaggcagcggcggcggggtCGCATAGTTGCGGGGCGGGATGGGCGGCACATACTCGTTCCTCCGATGAGGCGCTGTAACGTTTCCCATATCATAGCGCACGTACGGAGGCGGAATCGCTGGCCTACTGTAATGCCCTGTATTCGCCGGTATCCAATGCCACATACTTATATGTGTTTTTAGTGCTCTAGAGCCTGTGATCACTTCGTTGCAATCCAACTGGAATGATTCCGTAGCAAGACTCCAGTAACTCTATTATTTTATACCTTTGTTGCCCGCCTCTTGACCTTTGTGTTCTGTCGTTCTACACTGACTTCTAGACCTTGGTGACGCGCTGACCGTAGGTCGGGGGCCTAAGATCTCCATTTGGATACCTCTAGTTTGTGGACTGGTCAATCCAAAGGCTGACGTTGCTTTCCAATATTCTGGGAAATTGTTACCCGGGCTAGCAGTTGGAACGGCCAAAGGCATCCCTCATCGCTAGTGCACGCGCACGCTCTGGGCATTCACTGAAGGCGTGAGGCATGTCGGACAAGGCTTTGCGCGCTGGTGAGGATGGCACGGAGATCCGTAATGCGCTTCGCAGCCTACAGCAAGAGCTGCGAGTCATTCACATCCTGTATCACAGGAACAAGAACCAGCACCGCGTAGCTACATGGTGGAAGCAGCTCAATTCGCTTAAGCGCAGTGTGAGTCAGGTGGTTACAGTGACTAGTAAGCCGGTGCGCACAGAGGCAGATCTGGAGGCGCTGGCAGGGTTGTTGCGGCGGTTTGCGGTGCGGCAGGCGCCGGCGATGTACTACGAGTTTAACGGCGTGATTGCGCTAGGACAATTCGTGACGCTGGGAGTGGTGCTGGTGGCAGCGCTTGCGCGCGTTTGGGCACTGTACGGGCAGCTGCGTGAGGCTCTCGGGCTACTGCCAGTGCGGGCGGCACAGGCGGAGCGCGAGTGCGACGTTGCACCTACTGAAGAGATCGGTGAAGAGGTGGCTgtggcggtggcggcgtcgccgcccggcgcagccgcgcTGCCTGGCGGCAAGCGAATCAAGAAGAAAAGCAAGAGCAAACGTTCTGCGATCGACGACATTTTCGGCTGACGGCGGGACGCGGTTCCCGggcggctgctgcgccgcgcacgcCATTATCCGACCGTTTTGCGTCTGCGACAACCTCACGGTGCCGTACGGCCACAACTTCAAAACGGGGGTAGGGAGCAGGACTAACGTGGTGACGCGTCGGCTGGGTGGGAATGCGCCCCTCTGGGGATGCCCCTTGCTTTGAGCAGCGCACCTGGGAGGATGAAGCCGCACGAGAAGGTATGGTAATTATGTAAGCGCGCCATAAAAATTTTTCAGAGGCGATGAGATGAAGCACCTCTGCTCACTGTCATGTAACGGCAAGCATTGAGATTCTGGGTTGCCATTGACGCCATGATCCATCCGATACAGTTCACATTGACCAACCATGATGGTACTCTGCTTTTCTGCGTAATCAAGAACACTATTTTTGCCTACAAGACCAACGGCGAGGATGGACATCTAGATCTTGCGGGGGAGTGGGTAGACGACTACGACAGCGCAGAGCTGATTAAAGCGAAAGTGGagaaggagcagcagcggagACTAGCAGAGAATGCAGCCAAGAAACTCAAGACAAACGAAGGCGAAGCGATCGAACGTCCGGGGAACCAGCGCCGGGTTCCACTGCCAGGCAAGGATCCCAAGGTGCCCGTGCCGGGCCCTGGCGCGCCGCCCGTGTACCAATACATCCGTTGTCTGCAGCTGTCGCACGATGAAAAGATGTTGGTGGCGTGCACGGATTCTGACAAGGCGGCGGTATTTTTTAGGATAGAGCTGCACAAAGACAACTGCTTGACATTGTTCAAGCGTCAGCCCTTCCCCAAGAGACCCAACGCAGTCACATTTGCAGATGACGATGCAAAATTGCTTCTCGCAGATAAATTCGGTGACGTATATGCTGTTGATAGTGTGGGAGAACCGGAGAAGAAAGACCCGGAACCGATATTGGGCCACGTTTCGATGCTGACAGATATCGCTCTTGTGACTGACACAAAAAAGAGCTATGTTATTACCGCGGACCGTGATGAACACATCAAGATATCGCACTACCCGCAAAGTTTTGTGATCGATAAGTGGCTCTTCGGGCACAAGGAGTTTGTCTCATCCCTTTGCGTGCCTGAGTGGCAGTCTAGCATGCTGTTTAGCGCCGGCGGTGACAGCTTTATTGCCACGTGGGACTGGCAAAAGGGCCTGTTAATGTCTTCCTTTGACTACAGCACTATCGTGGAGCCACACCTAACCGACGCACACTTGCCGCCAGCCCGTTTCCTGGCCAACGATGGCTCCGACCGCCGTGAAGCTTCTATCTCCAAGCTACTGACCTTCAAGGACCTCCCATACCTTGTTGCTGTCCCTGAGATGACTAAAATCGTGCTACTGTTACAGTGGGATGCTACCAGCGGTGAGCTGATACTCTCACAAACCTTGGCGCTGCCTCTGAATGTGGTCTCGGCCACAGTCACGTCGGCGAACCACAAACTCATATTATCACTTGATAATCGTGAACAGCCAGGAAAGAACTTTGTTAAGATTTTTACTCTTGAGAATGGCAAGTTTGAAGAGGAGCAGGCTGCGTCTTCCTCTGTTGATGAAGCGATTGTTCGGAACCTATCAGAAAGACCCGAGGTACAGACAACTGTCGATGACATCTACCCATTATACCATGTTTCCCAGCTTAGAAAGCGTGGGGAACACTACTCTTAACGTTATCGACTGAGGTTGCAGCATTTTTAGCATATAGAGCTATTGTAGAGTACTTTTTACCTTGAACGCAAGTAACAATCTTGGCAGGGAAGACTAGCCATACCCCTGGTGTCAGTTGTCTTCGTCAGATTTGGCCGGGTAAAAATTCTTGATGCATTCCTGTTAGTACCATCTCCATCCCAACTGCATGAGCAGCAATGGACCAAAAGCACAGAGAACTCAGCCCTATAGGCAT carries:
- the SEC1 gene encoding Sec1p (Syntenic homolog of Saccharomyces cerevisiae YDR164C (SEC1); 1-intron); this translates as MSDLIELQKNYVVSFLNSIETEHGIKFLVVDRVVDRLLECLFAERSELLKYVTAVDIIDSETRSGQASVDVVYMVSPTRYNINCIDADFSNVPPKYRRHHIRFLPGLDQGLAQYLHSRRNLSQFMVSLAEIKCGFYPREQQYFETIGIDQPLQVFFNAQCTDLIERNIRRTVHSLLNICIVTGEYPIVRYSEPNPEVSALSRPTLLAKKLAVEFQYELDNYARQHEDFPPANSRPRSIFIIASRALDLFSPLVHDFTYQSMAYDLVNEVNMTTDVFSYEAENEMGEREQKTSKLADLVDPDWLELKHQHIADASEYLNSKINEMIAKNPLLVDRSKVKTTTDLLSVVAHLKDFDEERRRITVHKTLIDQCLETSKQRNLVEASEVEQALCSFGLDIDGNKVKNFTDEFVNMLASTNASTTDKVRYIIEYALFRGGLIEPDLVKLLAFIGIEPNHKFYKHFMQLFKNFDFMGFQLIKPHVKDPPFKKEWAHSTLTNDPNIYQTSRFVPAVGNALSSVITNPLLLSEDSFPYVKDKPIELLDPGLQSSLQATTSVASLKNPRHKAAWAKTNSQSKIPKQRFFYYILGGITHVELKAASTQSHMKNKDVFIGSDSILTPLQFMQGVEKLSESRDHLRLKDDSTEPVEPPSFLFRRAPKSSPVNQPQRHHLPEQPRPQTSAVCSAPTPLEDAKEKDKRRHKFTKFLRK
- the ACF2 gene encoding endo-1,3(4)-beta-glucanase (Syntenic homolog of Saccharomyces cerevisiae YLR144C (ACF2)), which encodes MWHWIPANTGHYSRPAIPPPYVRYDMGNVTAPHRRNEYVPPIPPRNYATPPPLPPRPRDDFTNADTSTAKNDMSNLFSAPLSTDAPLSEFKRVQHEVKLLPGVHKDDKPVPTNKFYANMLVADQTLPIWTQPYSLWLDQEKSYVGMAISQIRADQRVFDTHNKPPRFFFAPRGIRSFVFSATEFNSSNAASLDMRDLKHLSAQARLAKSDHEYIQFPLVQGMGFVTAIYYNLVPKLYSPVGFRSIQGQTSPRSGINKYRVQLHDNVTWTLYVSVPQGQSLTLSLQNGAIVGDKGVNGCVFQIVSSTEDAIDRAAGCYPVDGSLTGSIDGSNGTYTLTYSTRGSSNGGTTLMYALPHHVEYATGKTTGKINSTLASTVLGNMQGYLTNVIEAKVPIASGLSFDPFTTIPDKMGPQYSDSVKQKIREAADKEVNNDVSRESDLDSMYYSGKILLKYAWILYVCQYILHDGDKVSKLMPKLKDAIQRFISNRQQLPLNYDTTWNGIISSGTIYQDFGNPYYNDHHFHYGYHVAAAAILAKVDADAGDGKWLAANKSWVENLIRDYANPHEDDKYFPVFRSFDWFTGHSWAKGVFESGDGKDQESSSEDVNAAYALKLWGQVTNNSKLAGIGDLMIGILRTSLNHYFLYLDDNRTMPAAFIKNKVSGILFDNKVDHATYFGAEPQYIHMIHAIPIIPASSFVRSPKFVREEWDQKLSSIVDEVDDGWKGLLMLNLALTDPQASYKFFSDNSFQDKYLDNGQSRTWSLAYSGAFL
- the RMP1 gene encoding Rmp1p (Syntenic homolog of Saccharomyces cerevisiae YLR145W (RMP1)): MSDKALRAGEDGTEIRNALRSLQQELRVIHILYHRNKNQHRVATWWKQLNSLKRSVSQVVTVTSKPVRTEADLEALAGLLRRFAVRQAPAMYYEFNGVIALGQFVTLGVVLVAALARVWALYGQLREALGLLPVRAAQAERECDVAPTEEIGEEVAVAVAASPPGAAALPGGKRIKKKSKSKRSAIDDIFG
- the TRM82 gene encoding Trm82p (Syntenic homolog of Saccharomyces cerevisiae YDR165W (TRM82)), encoding MIHPIQFTLTNHDGTLLFCVIKNTIFAYKTNGEDGHLDLAGEWVDDYDSAELIKAKVEKEQQRRLAENAAKKLKTNEGEAIERPGNQRRVPLPGKDPKVPVPGPGAPPVYQYIRCLQLSHDEKMLVACTDSDKAAVFFRIELHKDNCLTLFKRQPFPKRPNAVTFADDDAKLLLADKFGDVYAVDSVGEPEKKDPEPILGHVSMLTDIALVTDTKKSYVITADRDEHIKISHYPQSFVIDKWLFGHKEFVSSLCVPEWQSSMLFSAGGDSFIATWDWQKGLLMSSFDYSTIVEPHLTDAHLPPARFLANDGSDRREASISKLLTFKDLPYLVAVPEMTKIVLLLQWDATSGELILSQTLALPLNVVSATVTSANHKLILSLDNREQPGKNFVKIFTLENGKFEEEQAASSSVDEAIVRNLSERPEVQTTVDDIYPLYHVSQLRKRGEHYS